The Desulfofundulus salinus genome includes the window TGTTCCCGGCGTAAGTCCCATGACCATCTGGCAGGCCACCCAGGAAGTAGGCGAAGTTCTCCAACGCGAAGGCCAAGAAAAAAGAGCAGCGGTTTTTGAAGACGGCGAAGCTCCCGGAGGGAAAGAGGTGGCCCCGGAGCTGTGTATTGAAGCCGACGGGGTGATGATCCGCCTGCAAAGGGCAAAGCAGAAACGAGGAGAAATCAAACACATAGTAGCTTACGAGGGGAAGGAGCAAATAGACCGGGATCGCTTCGCCCTGAAAAACAAGCTTGTGTTAAGCGGCTTAAATGAAGGTGAGGCAGTCTGGGAAGAAGGTTATGCCGAGATCGGGGGGAAATGGGATTTAAGCCGGACCCAAAAGATCTACATTGGCGGCGATGGAGCAGACTGGCCCAAGCAGGGAGTGGAATACTTCCCCGGCGCCGAATATCGCTTAGACCCATACCACCTGAGCAAGCATTTAACGGAAGCTCTCTGGTATGATGAAGAAACCTTCCGGAAGGTAGCCGCAGCTATTTCCCGGGGTAACTGGCAGGAAACCCAAGGGATTCTAACGGAAGCAGCGAAAAAGACCCGAGGTAACCGGAAGAAGAGGATCACCAGGTTTTTGCACTATCTTGAGGAAAACTGGGTGGGGATTGTTGCCTCGCCGGGAGCAAAACGCCTGGGCACCATTGAAGGGCAGATACAACACAACGTGGCCCGGCGGATGAAACGCCTGGGAGCCCGGTGGACCATTAACGGTGGGGACCGGATGGCCCGGATTTTGGCCGCTAAGGCAAACGGGAAGCTTGATAATTATGTTTTGCGCTGGCCGGTGAAACACGAAAAACTGAGGGAATTGGCGCAGATAAAACCAGTGGAAAAACAAAAAGCCGGGGATGTGGAAAAATGGCTGCAGGTGTCTTTACCGGCATTAAAGGGTCCTTTTGCCGACCGGCCGTGGATTAAGTATGTTTTACGGGAACTTGCCCGGCCAGATTTTGCTGCCCTTATTTGCTAACCTGTTCCCTGGTGAGCCTCGGAAGGCTTAAAAGGCAGTGCCGTTAGGGGAGCCTTGACAGCCGGGGTCCCCGCAGGTGGTACAATGGTTTTTGCGACGGGGCGTGGTATTATCTTTACCTGTTCCCCGGAGCCGCCCCGTCGGTGGGTTTGTCTGACCACCTGCGGGGTGGATGTCAAGGCCGCTGCCTTGAAGCTAGTGTTTTTGAGCGGTGAGGTCTCATAACGGTAAAATTTTTTTGTAGATACCTACCCTGAAAATAACCTAACGTAATAAAGCAATAACCACCTAAGCCAATCCGTTATGAGAATTGGCCCAGAAAAACTCAGGAAACCAAGGACTTAGGCAACATTCAGTTCCAGCGAAACCTTGTATCCCAAAGACTCAAGTTTCTTAACCGCCCGGTGGATGGTGGCCTCTTTTTTAAGCCGGTCAAAATAGTCAGCACCCAATTCGATGTACGGCCTGCGCCTTTTTAAAATGTGATAAATAATCACCAGAATAGTGTGGCCAACGGCAACGGCCGCCCGGTTAGCACCCCGGCGGGCGGCAATCCGGTGGTACTGGGAGGAAAGGTAATTGTTCTTGGTTCTGGCAGCAGCCCGGGCAACTTCGACCAGGATATTGCGTAAAGGATTATTTCCTTTGCGCGTCCGACCCGGCTTACGCTTTCCAGCACTCTCGTTGTTACCTGGACAAATCCCCGCCCAGGAAGCCAGGTGGGCGGCGGTAGGAAAACGCTCCATATTGGTACCGATTTCGGCCAGGATTTGTTCGGCTGCGCGCCTGCCCACACCGGGAATGGTGTCCAAAAGGACCATGGCTTCTTCAAAAGGGCGCATCCGCTCCTCGATCTCCTGGTCCAAACGAACGATTTGCTGGTCTAAAAAGTCGATATGTTCTAAGATGACGGCCAAAAGCATCCTCTGGTGGGGGCCGATTAAACCGGTAAGAGCTTTTTCTAACTGTTCTTTTCTTACTCTTCATCCGCCCCCGGGCCAGTCCGGCGAGAAACTTGGGGTCATCTATGCCGTGAATGATGGCTTCGATCATGGAGCGCCCAGAAACCCCCAGGACATTGCTGGCCACGGAGGAAAGCTTGATGTTGGCTCCTTCTAAAACCTTCTGCAGGCGGTTGACTTCCCGGGCGCGTTCATTGATCAGGCTTTTACGGTAGCGGACCAGTTCTCTTAACTCCCTTTGTTCCCGGTCGGGGATGTAGCTCCCCTGCAGAAGCCTGTGTCGGAGGAGATCGGCGAGCCATTCGGCGTCTTTTAAGTCGGTCTTCCGGCCGGCTACCGCCTTAAAATGCTGGGCGTTGACCACGAGGGTAGTGATTTCCTCCATCTCCAGAGGTTGTAAATTGGTTTCCAGTACACGACGGTGCTTTCCATGGCCACGTGGGTGCACCCTTTCTC containing:
- a CDS encoding ISLre2 family transposase — encoded protein: MLNIRQIVGAVLLFVTGLVKLIGGCKDFYELEKGIHELCQKVSNQIFTWALEQLDTRLMNERDRSTWKVVGFRDKTAISTIGEFLYKRRMYKNKKTGETRFFLDELLGWPERARITPRLKELAVKLSTELTFDRAAEILSYLVPGVSPMTIWQATQEVGEVLQREGQEKRAAVFEDGEAPGGKEVAPELCIEADGVMIRLQRAKQKRGEIKHIVAYEGKEQIDRDRFALKNKLVLSGLNEGEAVWEEGYAEIGGKWDLSRTQKIYIGGDGADWPKQGVEYFPGAEYRLDPYHLSKHLTEALWYDEETFRKVAAAISRGNWQETQGILTEAAKKTRGNRKKRITRFLHYLEENWVGIVASPGAKRLGTIEGQIQHNVARRMKRLGARWTINGGDRMARILAAKANGKLDNYVLRWPVKHEKLRELAQIKPVEKQKAGDVEKWLQVSLPALKGPFADRPWIKYVLRELARPDFAALIC